In Natronococcus sp. AD-5, the genomic window GTGGTCGCCGAAGATGGCCCCGGAGAAGACCGCCCCGACGATCGCGGCGACCATCGTGTGGTCGTTCGCGAGCCCCCACGCGACGGGGATCGCGATCGGCGTCAGGATCGCCATCGTCCCCCAGGAGGTCCCGGTCGAGAACGCGATGAACGCCGCCGTCAGCAGGACGACCGCCGGCAGCACCGCCGCGGGGAGGAACTCGCCCACGTACGTCGCGACGTAGTCGCCCGTCTCGAGGGCCGCGACGACCTCGCCGATCCCCCACGCGAGCACGAGGATCGAGACGGCGGTGAGCATGATGCCGAAGCCGCTGATCGTCGTGTCAGTCGCCTCGCGGAAGTCAAAGATGTCGTAGACTTTCCCCAGGACGAATCCCGAAACGACCATCGCGAACGAGCCGTAGATCAGCGCCGCAGCGTAGTCGGCGTTCGTCACCGCGTCGTACAGGCCGGCCCCGGACTCGTACCCCGTCAGTAGAGCCGCACCCACCGTGACGACGATGAGTACGGCGACCGGCACGAAGAAGTTCACCAGCCGGGGGTTCGCGGCCGCGGGTTCGCCGAGGTCGGCCTCGACGTCCTGCATCGGCTGAGCGTCCTCGCGGTACACTTTCCCGGTCCGCCAGGAGCGGTGCTCGGCGTCGAGCATCTCGCCGTAGTCCCGTCGGGTGGCGACGATGATCCCAACCATCACGATGGCGAGGATGGCGTACATGTTGTACGGGATGGAGTTGAGGAAAATCTCGAACGCCGAGGGGGGGTTTTCCAGCCCGAGCTCGTTGTACGCGTCGGCGATGAGACCGAGCTGGAACGCGACCCACGACGAGATCGCCAGTGTCGCGACCGGCGCCGCGGTCGAGTCGACGATGTACGACAGCTTCTCGCGGGAGATCCGAAGCTGGTCGGAAACGTCTTTCATTGCGCTCCCGACGATGGCCGTGTTGGCGTAGTCGTCGAAGAACAGCAGAATACCGAGCAGCCAGGCGGCCGCTCCCGCCCCGCGCGGAGTCTCGATCTTCGAGAGCGCCCAGTCCCGGACGGCGTAGGAGCCGCCGAGGTTCCAGATCATGGCGACGCCCGACCCGAGCAACAGGGTGAACAGCAGGATCTGGGCGTGGAATCCCTCGTCGGCGATGATCGCCGCGACGATCCAGTCGAACGTCGGAACCAGGCCGAAGCCGGACGTGACGACGCCGCCGAGCCAACCCGACGGATCCGCGAGGGGATCGGGACCGCCGGCGTACAGGACGCCGCCGGACCAGATACCGAGGAACAGCGACAACACTGCTTTTCGCGTGATGATCGCCAGTACGATCGCCAGCAACGGAGGCATGAGCGAGAGTGCACCGAACTCAGACATACGTCACTGTTCGTCACTCTTCAGTATAAATACTGCCGTACGGTTCGCTCAAATCGAGGCAAAGACGGTGTTATTCGACCATCGGCTACTGAATTGTAACCCACCGTGATGCAATCGCGCAATCGACGATACTGCTCGGATCCCTCCGTAGTCGGTTCGAGGCCGTCGATCGACGGCCGTTCGAGCGACTCACGGGAGACGATTCCGGATTCGAGAAGTTGATTCGGCGAGCGCTCGGGGCATACGGGCTATCGCCGCAGGATCAGCTTCAGCACGTCCTCGTCTTCGAGCGCGTGATCTTTCCCGACCTGCTGTTCGTCGTGGGCCGCGCTGGGACCGCTGACGCGGGCGAAGCGGAACCGCTCTTCCATCTCGCCGCCGAGTTTCTGGATGGCTTCGCCGACGGTCGAACCCGCCTCGATCACCAGCGGCTCCTCCCAGTCGACGCCGCGGCCGGGTTTGTCCATGTAAACGCGGATCAGATCCAGATTGTTCCAGATGCGATCCTTGAGGGCCTCGAGCCCCTTCTCCTTCTCGGCGCTGATGAACGTGACCTCCTCGGGGTCAAGGTCGCGCTCGCGGAGTTGCTCGTCGACGGTCTCCTTGTAGCTCGGCTCGATCAGGTCGACCTTGTTGACGCAGGTGATCGACGGAATGTACTCCCGGTTCTCCATCAGGCCGTCGATCAGCCGGTCGATGGTGACGTTCTCCTGGAGGTTGAGGTCCGCGTTGACGTATCCCTGGTCGCGAAGGACGTCCGAGATCGTTCCCTCGTCCAGATCCTGATCGGTGCTCGAGGTGATCTTGATCCCGTCTTTGATCTTCGGACGCACCGTCACCCGCGGCGGCTTCCGATCGACGCGAATGTTGATGTCGTAGAGTTCCTCCTGGAGTCGGTCGTACTGGTCGATCTCGAACACGGAGAGCACGAAGACGATCAGGTCGGCGTTCCGGACGACCGCGAGCACTTGCTGGCCGTCACCGCGGCCCGAAGCGGCGCCCTCGATCAATCCGGGAACGTCGAGCATCTGGATGTTCGCCCCGCGGTGCTCGAGCATCCCCGGATTGACGTCGAGCGTCGTGAACTCGTAGGAGCCGGTCTCGCTCTCGGCGTTGGTCAGCGAGTTCAGCAGCGACGACTTGCCGACGCTCGGAAAGCCGACCAGCGCGACGGTTGCGTCGCCGTGCTTCTGGACGGAGTAGCCGCCGCCACCGC contains:
- a CDS encoding Na+/H+ antiporter NhaC family protein, translated to MSEFGALSLMPPLLAIVLAIITRKAVLSLFLGIWSGGVLYAGGPDPLADPSGWLGGVVTSGFGLVPTFDWIVAAIIADEGFHAQILLFTLLLGSGVAMIWNLGGSYAVRDWALSKIETPRGAGAAAWLLGILLFFDDYANTAIVGSAMKDVSDQLRISREKLSYIVDSTAAPVATLAISSWVAFQLGLIADAYNELGLENPPSAFEIFLNSIPYNMYAILAIVMVGIIVATRRDYGEMLDAEHRSWRTGKVYREDAQPMQDVEADLGEPAAANPRLVNFFVPVAVLIVVTVGAALLTGYESGAGLYDAVTNADYAAALIYGSFAMVVSGFVLGKVYDIFDFREATDTTISGFGIMLTAVSILVLAWGIGEVVAALETGDYVATYVGEFLPAAVLPAVVLLTAAFIAFSTGTSWGTMAILTPIAIPVAWGLANDHTMVAAIVGAVFSGAIFGDHTSPISDTTVLSSTFTGADLIDHVRTQLYYAGTVGLVATALLLVWGVTRITPFVLLPIGVLALVALVYGLSELDARRKGVDPVAVNASREGPAGPRKPAASSTAPPESDEPAAESGSRSDSSAPVDDRTEDAG
- a CDS encoding OBG GTPase family GTP-binding protein, with protein sequence MGLEEEIEEIEEEIANTPYNKSTEAHIGRLKSKLAEKKEKLENQQSGSGGGGGYSVQKHGDATVALVGFPSVGKSSLLNSLTNAESETGSYEFTTLDVNPGMLEHRGANIQMLDVPGLIEGAASGRGDGQQVLAVVRNADLIVFVLSVFEIDQYDRLQEELYDINIRVDRKPPRVTVRPKIKDGIKITSSTDQDLDEGTISDVLRDQGYVNADLNLQENVTIDRLIDGLMENREYIPSITCVNKVDLIEPSYKETVDEQLRERDLDPEEVTFISAEKEKGLEALKDRIWNNLDLIRVYMDKPGRGVDWEEPLVIEAGSTVGEAIQKLGGEMEERFRFARVSGPSAAHDEQQVGKDHALEDEDVLKLILRR